The Desulfobaccales bacterium nucleotide sequence CCTATCTCCTCATCGGCGAGGAGCAAAGGCGAAGCAATTTCTTCGGCCACGAGCGGCCCCTGCCGGCCGCCTTTTACACCGCCGACACCGGTCTGACGCCTCTGGACACGGTGCTCCGGCGGGTCCTGTCCCTGGCGTGGTGCCATCACATCGAGCGCCTCATGGTGCTGGGGAATTTCTTGCTGCTCGCCGGGGTGGCGCCCACCCAGGTCTATCGCTGGTTTATGGAGCTCTTCATCGACGCCTACGATTGGGTCATGGTGCCCAACGTCTTCGGCATGAGCCAGTTCGCCGACGGCGGCCGCATGATGACCAAGCCGTATTTTTCCGGCAGCCATTATCTGTTGCGCCTGAGTGATTTTCCCCCCGGCCCCTGGTGCGAGGTCTGGGATGGCCTGTTTTGGGATTTCGTCGCCGCCCACCGGGACTATCTGGCCCACAATCCCCGCCTGGCCCCCCTGGGGCGCTATCTGGACCGTCTGTCCCCGGCCCGGCGTCAGGCTCTCTCCCAGGCAGCGCAAGCCTGCCGGGAGCGCCTCTGGCCGTGACCGGTAAAGCCGAATTCCATTCTTTCGCCTTTCTGCCCTTGACGTTATGCCAGGAAAAATCTACAAACATACAGTTTAAGACTTGTGCTCTGACACCGCGGCGGGAGAGAGAGCAAATCGTTGCCGCCTCCGCCCTGCCCGCAATCTCCCCTTGGCACTAGACCGGCAAAGGGAGGGAGAGAGCGGGGAGCAGGAGCAGCCGCCAATGACCCTGGCTCCTTCTCCCGGAAGCTCTTCTCATCAAGTCTCGCAATCTTGCGCCTCGGGTAACTTATGCAACCGGTGGACCGACTCGTCGCCCAACGCCTGGAAAAGCTCAAGCAGTTCCGGGAGATGGGCATCGAGCCCTATTACAACCGCTTCAAGCCCAGCCACACCTTGGCCCAGATTTTGAGCGACTTCGGCCATCTGAGCGGTGAGGAGCTGGAGGCCCTGCCCCACACCTTCCGGCTGGCCGGCCGCCTCATGCTCATGCGGGAGTTCGGCAAGGCCGCCTTCTGCCACTTCCAGGACGGCTCCGCCCGCCTGCAGGCCTTCATCCAGAAGCCGGTGGTGGGCGAGGAGCGCTTCCGCCTCTTCCGCCGCCTGGACCTGGGCGATATCGTGGGCTTCGTGGGGACGCTCTTTCGCACCAAGACCGGCGAACTGACCCTGGCGGTCAAGGACTTTGTCCTCCTCACCAAATCCATCCTGCCCCTGCCGGAGAAGTATCACGGCCTCACCGACGTGGAGCGGCGCTACCGTCAGCGCTACCTGGACCTCATCGTCAACCCTGGGGTCTGGCAGGTCTTCATCCAGCGGGCCCGCATCATCCGACTCATTCGCCAGTTTTTGGACGACCGGGGCTTCCTGGAGGTGGAGACCCCCATGATGCAGCCCATCCCTGGGGGGGCCACCGCCCGGCCCTTCGAAACCTACCACCACGCCCTGGATACCAAGCTGTACCTGCGCATCGCCCCGGAGCTTTACCTCAAGCGCCTGCTGGTGGGGGGCTTCGACCGGGTCTATGAGATCAACCGCAACTTCCGCAACGAAGGCCTCTCCACCCTGCACAACCCGGAGTTCACCATGCTGGAGTTCTATCAGGCCTACGCCACCTACGAGGACCTGATGGAGCTCACCGAGGAGATGTTGAGCTACGTGGCCCGGGAGCTCCTGGGCACCTGCCGCCTCATCTACCAGGGCCAGGCCGTGGACCTGACCCCGCCGTGGCGCCGCCTGGACTTGCGCCAGGCCCTCACCGAGGTGGGGGGCATCCCGGCGGAGGTGGTGCGGGACAAGGAGGCCCTCATCAATCGGGCCAAGGCCGAAGGGGTGGTGCTGCGGCCCGGAGAAGGTTACGGCCGGGCCCTCACCAAGCTCTTTGACCTGCATGTGGAGGCCAGGCTCATCCAGCCCACCTTTGTGGTGGGCTACCCCGCCGAGACCTCGCCTCTGGCCCGGCGCAACGACGACGATCCCGAGGTGGTGGACCGCTTCGAGCTTTTCATCGCCGGCCGGGAGATGGCCAACGCCTTCTCGGAGCTGAACGACCCCTTGGATCAGCGGCAGCGCTTTGAGGCCCAGCTGGCCGCCCACCTGGCCGGGGACGAGGAGACCCCCCACGCGGTGGACGAGGACTTCCTCACTGCCCTGGAATACGGCATGCCCCCCGCTGCGGGCGAAGGCATCGGCATTGACCGGCTGGTGATGCTCCTCACCGATTCCCCCTCCATCCGGGATGTGATTCTCTTTCCGCAATTGCGCCCCGAGAGGTGACACCTGTGGGCTTTTTCGAAAACTTTGTGGCCTTCCGGCTGCTCAGGGGGGTGCGGCGCCAGAGAGGCTTCATTTCCCTCTCCACCCTCATCTCCACCCTGGGGGTGGCCGTGGGGGTCATGACCCTCATCATCGTCATCGGGGTGATGACCGGTTTCACTCAGGACCTGAAAAAGAAAATCCTCAGCGTCAATGCCCATGTGCTGGTCCTGAAGCACGGCCAGCCGGTGGACAACTATCAGGAGGTGGCGGCGGAGATCCGCAAGCTTCCGGGGGTGACCCAGGCCGAACCCTTCATCTACACCCAGGTGATGTTTTCCGCCCCGGGCAACATCGCCGGCGGGGTGCTCCGGGCCGTGGATCTGGCCACCATCAAGGCCGGCGGCCCCAAGGGCATTCAGGTGGTGGAGGGCGACTTCACCGCCCTGGCGGAGGGGGGCCCCGACGACCCGCCGCCGGTGGCCATCGGCAATGAGATGTCCAAAAACCTCAACCTGCGCCCCGGCGACTACCTCAACATCATCTCGCCCCTGGGGACCCTCACCCCCATGGGCCGCATGCCTAGGATGAAATCCTTTAAGGTGGCGGCAGTCTTCCATACCGGCATGTACGAATTTGACGCCAGCCTGGTGTATGTCAGCATCCCCCGCCTCCAGACTTTCCTGGGCCTGGGGGACAAGGTCACCGGCCTGGAAGTCCAGGTCAGCGACATCTACCATGCCGACCGCATCGCCCAGCAGATCGCCGACAAGCTGGGGCCGCCGTTTTACACCCGGGACTGGATGCGCATGAACGCCACCCTGTTTTCCGCCCTGAAGCTGGAGAAGGTGGCCATGTTCATCATCCTCACCCTCACCATCCTGGTGGCGGCTTTCGGCATCGCCAGCACCCTGTTCATGATGGTGATGAAGAAGACCAAGGAGATCGCCATCCTCAAATCCATGGGGGCCACCCGGCGGAGCATCATGCAGATCTTCATCGTCAACGGCCTGATCATCGGAGCCATCGGCACCCTCACCGGACTGATCCTGGGTCTGGGGGCCTGCGCCCTGCTCAAGCGCTATGAATTCATCAAGCTCCCCGGCTATGTCTATGGACTTTCCACCCTGCCGGTGCAGGTGCAGGCCGGGGATGTGGCCATGATTGTGGCCGCGGCCCTGGGCATCAGTTTTCTGGCTACCCTCTATCCTTCCTGGCAGGCCTCCCGCCTGGACCCGGTGGAGGCCATCCGCTATGAATAACCCCGGGCACCCGGCCCCAAAAATTTTGACGGCCCCCGGGGAACGTGATAAGGTGGGATACCTGCCGGGAATGTCATGATGAGCATGTCGGGGCAGGAGAGCTCGCGGCCGGTGAAGATCCAGGTCCGGGGGCTGGTGAAGAACTTCATCACCAACGGCAATGTGGTGGAGGTCCTCACCGGCCTGGATCTGGACATTTATGCGGGGGAGACCTTGGCCGTGGTGGGGGCCTCGGGGGTGGGGAAATCCACCCTGCTGCATATCCTGGGCACTCTGGAGCGGCCCACCGCCGGGAGCCTCCTCTGGGACGGACTGGAGGTCTTCCGATTGGATGACACCGCCTTGGCCGCCTTCCGCAACCGCAAGGTGGGCTTTGTCTTCCAGTTCCATCATCTCCTGCCGGAATTCGATGCCTTGGAAAACACCATGATGCCGGCCCTCATCGCCCGGCTGCCCCGGAGGGAGGCCCAGGAGCTGGCCGAGGAGATCCTGGCGCAGGTGGGCCTCAAAGACCGCCTGCGCCACCGGGTCTCCACCCTTTCCGGGGGCGAGCAGCAGCGGGTGGCGGTGGCCCGGGCCCTGGTGCTCAAGCCCGAGGTCCTTCTGGCCGACGAACCCACCGGCAACCTGGATCCGAAAAACGCCCATCAGGTCCAGGAGCTCCTCCTGAACCTGAATCGCACCCGGGGCCTGACCTCGGTGATCGTGACCCACAACTTTGAGCTGGCCCGGGAGCTGGACCGGGAGATCACCCTGAAAGACGGCAAGGCCGAAATCCTCAGGGGAGGCTGACTTACGTGGCGCGGCGACCCCTTTTCCCAATGGTGCTGGTGGTCCTGCTGGCTCTCACGGCCCCCGGGTGGGCCCAGGATCAGGATATCGTCATCAAAAAAGTGGCGGTGCTGCCTTTCCCGGTGTTGGCCAAGGAGCCTCAGGAGATGTGGGGCCGCAAGGTGCGGGAGGAATTCCAGGAGCGCCTCAAGGCCGAAGGTATGACCGTCCTTTCGCCGGAAGAGGTGGACAAGGCGGTGCCCCGGCCGGCGGACATCCTGCCTGATCCCGCGGCCCGGGAGGCGGGGCAGAAGCTGGGCGCGGATGTGGTGGTCTCCGGCCGGCTGCTGCTGGTGGGGGACCTGTTGACCGTGGAGGCCCGTATCGTGGATGTGAGCGGCCGCACCCCCCCGGCCACCCTGAAGGCGGAGGGGCCAGGTTTGCGGGCCCTCACCGGCGCCAGCCGCCAACTGGCTCAGGATACCGCCCAGAAGATCGTGGGCCGGGAGAAGATCGCCCGCATCGAGGTGAAGGGCAACCGCCGCATCGAAAAGGACGCGGTCCTGGGAGTGATGCAGACCCGGGAAGGCGACATCCTCGCCCCGGCCCGCCTGCGGGAGGACCTCAAGGCCATTTACAAGTTGGGCTATTTCACCACCGTCAAGCTGGACGTCAGTGACACCCCCGCCGGCCGGGTGCTGACGGTGCTGGTGGAGGAAAAGCCCGCCATCCGGGAGATCCGGGTGCAGGGCAACCGCAAGCTGAAGCAGAAAAAGATCCTGGAGGTGGTGGATTTAAAGCCTTTCAGCATCGCCTCGGAGGCCGCCATCCGGGAGAGCGTGAACAAAATCCTCAAGTTATATAGCGACGAGGGCTTCGCCGAGGCCACGGTGGACTACCGCCTGGATCAGGTCACCCCCACGGAGGTGACCCTCACCTTCCTGGTAAACGAAGGGGGCAAGGTCTTTGTCAAACAGATCAAGTTTGAAGGCAACACCGCCATCAAGTCCAAAGACCTGAAAAAGGTCATGGAGACCAAGGAAAAGAGCCTCCTCACCTTCATTACCGGGGCCGGCAAACTGAACAAGGAGATCCTGGAGCGGGATGTGGAAAAGATCACCGCGGCCTACTACAACAAAGGCTACATCAAGGCCAAGGTGGGGGAGCCGAAAATCGACATCAAGGGCGGCAACATCTACATCACCATCCCCATCCAGGAAGGCCCTCAATATCAGATGGGCCAGGTGGACATCCAGGGGGATCTCCTGGAGGATAAGGACAAACTCCTCAAACTCCTGGGGATTCGCAAAAGCAAGATTTACAGCCGGGAAATCATCCAGAACGACATCACCACCTTGAGCGATTTCTATGCCGACCAGGGCTATGCCAACGCCGACATCACCCCGCTCATCAAGGAGGATGATGAAGCCCGGCGGGTGGACCTGGTCTTCGACATCCGCAAAGGCGAAAAGGTCTTTTTCGAGCGCATCGAGGTGACGGGCAACGTCAAGACCCGGGACAAGGTCATCCGCCGGGAGCTCCGGGTTTATGAGCAGGAGCAGTTCTCCGCCACCAAGCTCAAGGAGAGTGTGCGCAACCTCAGGCGCCTGGAGTACTTTGAGGACGTCAATTTCAGCACCTCCCCGGGGAGTGCCCCGGACCGCATCAACCTGAAGATCTCCGTGAAAGAACGGCCCACCGGCACCTTCGGGGTGGGCATGGGCTACAGCACCCAGGACCGCCTGGTGGGCATGGTGGAGATCAGCCAGGCCAACCTCTTCGGCCGGGGCCAGCAGCTCAAGGTGCAAGGCATCATCGGCGCCATTTCCACCCGGGCCCGCCTGAGCTTCACTGAGCCGTATTTCATGGACCGGCCCCTGGCGGTGGGTTTCGATGTCTACAACTGGGAACGGGAATTCGATGAGTACACCCGGCGCAGCATTGGCGGTTCGCTGCGGCTCTCTCACCCCCTGCGCTGGAAGTACACCAGGATTTACGGCTCCTACCGCTTTGAAAACGTCAAGATCTCCGATCTGTCTCCCCTTGCTTCCCCCATTCTCAAGGAGGCCGCCGAGATCCGGAACACCAGCGCCGTCTCCCTGATGCTGCGGCGGGATTCCCGGGACGCCATCTTTACTCCCACCCGGGGCTCCGACAACAGCATCGCCATTGAAATGGCCGGACTGGGAGGCGATACCGCCTACATGCGCTACATCCTGGAATCCGGCTGGTATATCCCCTTATGGTGGGGCCATGTGGGGGTGTTCCATTTCCGGGGCGGTTACATGAACGTTCTGAGCTGGGGCGCCTTGCCGGCTTATGAAAAGTTCTACCTGGGCGGCATCGACAGCATCCGGGGCTTCACCTTCGCCGACATCAGCCCCCGGGATCCGGTGACCGGCCAGCGGGTGGGCGGCAACAAGTTCCTGCAGTTTAATCTGGAATACCGTTTCCCCATGCCGGTGCTGAAGAAATACGGCATCACCGGGGTCACCTTCTTCGATGCCGGCAATGTCTACGGCACTTACCCCACGCCGCCTTTCCTGCGCACCAGCGTGGGCGCCGGCATTCGCTGGTACTCACCCCTGGGACCGCTCCGCATCGAGTGGGGTTATAATATCTCCCCCAAACCCTGGGAGCGCCAGAGCAACTGGGAATTCACCATGGGCGGCACCTTCTGAGGACCCAGCCGCCACTGATCTTACCCCCGGATTCCGATCCGGACTACTCGTGGCGTAAAAACTCTAAGGAGGAAGTACATGTACGCATGGTGCATCGTGCTGGCAGCCGCAGCGCTGCTGGCCTTCTCCCCGGCCGGGGCCGCGGCCCAGGTGAAGATCGGGGTGGTGGATGTCAACGACATCATCGGCAAGTCTCCCGAAGGCAAACGCATCCAGGACACCCTGAAGCGCAAGATGGAAGAGATGGGGCGGCCCCTGGAGCAGCGGCGGCAGGAGCTGGCCAAACAGATTGAAGAATTTGAAAAGCAAAAGGGGGTCATGAAAGAGGACGCCCGCAAGCGCAAGGAAGAAGAGCTCCAGAAAAAGGCCAGCGACCTGCAGAAATCCGCCCAGGAAGCCGACAAGGCCCTGGCCAAGCTCCAGGAACAGGAATTGGGTCCCCTGATGAAAAAACTGGAAGCCGCGGTGGAGGCGGTGGCCAACGAGGAGAAGCTGGACCTGGTGCTCCCCAAGGCCGGCATCTTCGTGCGCAACAAAAACCTGGACATCACTGAAAAGGTCCGGGCCCGGTTCAAATAAGGCAGTCCGAGATTAAAATCCTGAGTCGTGGAATCGGGGCGGTCGGTTGTCGGCCGCTCCCGCTTTCTCGCGCCGGACCGAGCCCATCCATGGAATACACGCTGGCGGAACTGGCCGCCCGCCTGGGCGGGGAGCTCAGGGGGCCTGCGGACCTGAAGGTCTCCGGAATCGCGGCCGTGGACCAGGCCACCCCCCGGGATCTGAGCTTCATCGCCCAGAAGCGGTATCTCAAAAAGGTCCCTGCCAGCCAGGCGGCGGCCTTCCTCGTCTCCCCGGAGTGGGCCGATCTGGGACGGCCCTGCATCGTGGTGCCCCAGCCCTATCTGGCCTATGCCCGGGCCGCGGCCCTCTTTGCCCCCCCGCCCTGGCGTTGGCCGGGGGTGAGCGAGCAGGCCTATCTGGGCGAGGGCGTCCACCTGGGGGCGGAGGTCTCCGTGGCCCCCTTTGCCTTCATCGGCGACGGCTGCCGCCTGGGCGACCGGGTGACCATCGGCCCCGGGTGCGTCCTGGGCCGGGAGGTGGAGATCGGCCCCGACAGTTATCTCCACCCTCGGGTCACCGTCCTGGACCGCTGCCGCGTGGGGGCCCGGGTCATCATTCACAGCGGCGCGGTCATCGGCGCCGACGGCTTCGGCTACGTCCCCACCCCCCAGGGCCACGAAAAGATCCCCCAGCTGGGGATTGTGGTCATCGAAGACGACGTGGAGATCGGCGCCAACACCACCATTGACCGGGCCGCCCTGGGCGAGACCCGCATCGGCCGGGGCACCAAGATCGACAACCTGGTGCAGGTGGCCCACAACGTGGTGGTGGGGGAGCACTCCATCCTGGTGGCCCAGGTGGGCATCGCCGGCTCCGCCAAGCTGGGGAAACGGGTGGTTCTGGGCGGCCAGGCTGCGGTGGTGGGCCATCTGGAGGTGGGGGACGGCGTCCAGGTGGGGGGCAAAAGCGCCCTCACCCACTCCGTGGGCCCCGGCCAGGTGATGCTTGGTTCCCCGGCCCGGCCCTACAAGGAGTTCCTGGCCATGCACGGCGTCATGGTCAAGCTGCCGGACCTCTACAAGCGATTGAAGAAACTGGAGCACCAGGTGGCCGCCCTGACCGGCGGCACGCCTCCTGAGACGGAGTCATGAGCGCACCCACGTCCCTGGACCTGGCCGACATCAAACGCCTGCTGCCGCACCGTTATCCCTTCCTCCTGGTGGACCGCATCCTGGAGCTGGAGATCGGCAAACGGGTGGTGGGCCTGAAAAACGTCACCTTAAACGAACCCTTTTTCCCCGGCCACTTCCCCAACAACCCGGTCATGCCGGGAGTGCTCATCATCGAAGCCATGGCCCAGGTGGGGGGGATCCTGGCCCTGCTGTCCACCCCGGATCTCCAGGAGGAGCCCGCCATCTACCTCATGGGGGTGGACAAGATGCGCTTCCGCAAACCGGTCATCCCCGGGGATCAGCTGATCATGGAGCTCACCACCATCCGGGGCGGCCGGAAGTTCTACAAAATGGCGGGCAAGGCCTTCGTCAATCAGACCCTGGTGGCGGAAGGGGAGCTCATGGCCGCCGTGGGCAGCGAAGGGGGGTGAGGATGGCCCGCATTCACCCCACCGCCATCGTGGACCCCGCGGCGGAGCTGGGTCCCGGGGTCACGGTGGGCCCGTACAGCATCATCGCCGGCCAGGTGACCATCGGCGCCGACACCGAGATCGGCCCCCACGTGGTCATCAAGGAATTCACCACCATCGGGGCCCGCTGCCGCATCTTCCAGTTCGCCTCGGTGGGGGAGATCCCCCAGGATCTGAAGTTTCAGGGCGAGCGCACTGAGCTCATCATCGGGGATGACAACACCATCCGGGAGTATGCCACCCTGCACCGGGGCACCGGCGCCGGCGGCGGTGTCACCCGGGTGGGCCACGGCAACCTTTTCATGGCCTACACCCACGTGGCCCACGACTGCATCATCGGCAACGGCGTCATCATGTCCAACGCCGCCACCCTGGCGGGCCACATCCTGGTGGAGGACCGGGCCATCATCAGCGGTCTGGCCGCCATCCATCAGTTCTGCCGCATCGGCCGCCACTCCTTTGTGGGGGGCGCCTCCGCAGTGGCCCGGGATGTGCCGCCCTACAGCCTGGTGTACGGCAACCGGGCCAAGCTCATGGGCCTCAACCTGGTGGGCCTCAAGCGGGCCGGCTTCAGCGACACCACCATCCAGGCCCTGCGCCAGGCCTTTGAGCTCCTCTTCCTCTCTCCCACGGGCACCCTGAAGGAGGCGGTGGCCAAGGTCCGGGAGGAGTGGGGCCACGTCCCGGAAGTGCAGCACCTCCTCACCTTCGTGGAGACCTCCGAGCGAGGCATCACCCCTGCCAATGGCCGGGAAAATCGGACTCATCGCGGGTAGCGGCCAGTTCCCCTTCCTCTGTGCCCGGGCCGCCCGGAGCCGGGGCCTCAGGGTCATCGCCGTGGCCCACCGGCAGGAGACTGACCCCGCCCTGGCGGAGCTGGTGGATGAGCTGCACTGGGTGTACGTGGGGCAGTTGGGGAAGATCATCCGCATCTTCAAGGCCGCCGGAGTCACCCAGGCCCTGATGGCCGGGGCGGTGAACCGGGGCCGGCTCTTTCGCCATTTCCGGCCGGATCTGCGGGCCTTGAGCGTGCTCCGGCGGGTGGGGCCGGGAAGGGATGACCAGCTCCTCCGGGCCGTGGCCGACGAAATGGAGCGGGAAGGGATCACCATCGAGCCCGCCACCCTCTTTCAGGAGGAGCTCCTGGCCCCGGCAGGGCCCCTCACCCGGCACCGGCCCAACCGCCGGCAGCAGGCGGACATCGCCTTCGGCTACCAGATGGCCAAGGAGATCGGCCGTCTGGACCTGGGGCAGTGCGTGGTGGTGCGCAATCAGGTGGTCACTGCGGTGGAGGCGGTGGAGGGCACCGACGAGGCCATCCGGCGGGGAGGCCGCCTGGCCGGCCCCGGCGCGGTGGTGGTGAAGGTGGCCAAACCTCAGCAGGATCTGCGCTTCGACCAGCCGGCGGTGGGGCTGGCCACCATCGCCACCATGGCCGAGGTGGGGGCCCGGGTGCTGGCCATCGAAGCGGGCACCACCATCATCTTCGACCGGGAGGAGATGCTGAGGCGGGCCGACCGGGAGGGGATCGCGGTGTGGGGCATCGCCGCCCCCGCCCCCGAACAGCCCGGCAAGGGTGAGGCCCCCGTCTAAGACAGAATCCTCATGGCCTGCTGACCCAGATCCAGCCGGAGCGCCAGACTATCTTTGGACCCCTGCCAATTTGACCACAGCGCCCCGGCCTCCCACGGATGACGGGCAGGCCCCGCAAAAAGTCCCCCGCCCCGCCCATCCTTTATTCTTTCTCCACCCCGTTGCCGTCCAGGAAGGGTCCTGGGTTAAACCGGCTACTGCACCAGGGACGGGGAGCCGGCCACCAGCCCGTAGTAGGAGGGACCACCGGGCTGGGTTCCGGGGGCGATGTAGTAATTCAGGGTCTCAGCCTCGATGCGTTTGTCCCCGCCCTGGGCATCCACCAAAGTGAGGCGGATGGCGGCAAAGCCCAGCACCTCAGCCCACCCGGTGTGGGCATCCGCCGGGATCACCGGCACCATCACGTCCCAGGTGCCTCCCCTGGCCTGTAGGGCTTTCCCCAGGCTCTTGAGGGTGGCGTCATCCACCCCCTCCTTGGGCTTGATGAAGTCCCCCACCTTCAGGGGCGGGCTCTCCAGCTTATCCTCAATAATGTCCCGGAGGAGGGAGGAGGCGGGGTTCTGCCAGAAAAAGGTGTGCCAGCAGCCGTCATCCCCGGGGGTGGGGCTGAGGTGGATGACCAGCTTCTGGCCCACCGAGGGGAGCTTGTCGTTATCCACCGCCAGGGGCAGGGTCTTGGTGCCCGGCGGCACCTGGCCCACGGCGCCGCTCAGGGCGATGGCCCGGGCCGTCAGGGTGACGCTGGAGGAGCCG carries:
- the lysS gene encoding lysine--tRNA ligase yields the protein MQPVDRLVAQRLEKLKQFREMGIEPYYNRFKPSHTLAQILSDFGHLSGEELEALPHTFRLAGRLMLMREFGKAAFCHFQDGSARLQAFIQKPVVGEERFRLFRRLDLGDIVGFVGTLFRTKTGELTLAVKDFVLLTKSILPLPEKYHGLTDVERRYRQRYLDLIVNPGVWQVFIQRARIIRLIRQFLDDRGFLEVETPMMQPIPGGATARPFETYHHALDTKLYLRIAPELYLKRLLVGGFDRVYEINRNFRNEGLSTLHNPEFTMLEFYQAYATYEDLMELTEEMLSYVARELLGTCRLIYQGQAVDLTPPWRRLDLRQALTEVGGIPAEVVRDKEALINRAKAEGVVLRPGEGYGRALTKLFDLHVEARLIQPTFVVGYPAETSPLARRNDDDPEVVDRFELFIAGREMANAFSELNDPLDQRQRFEAQLAAHLAGDEETPHAVDEDFLTALEYGMPPAAGEGIGIDRLVMLLTDSPSIRDVILFPQLRPER
- a CDS encoding lipoprotein-releasing ABC transporter permease subunit — its product is MGFFENFVAFRLLRGVRRQRGFISLSTLISTLGVAVGVMTLIIVIGVMTGFTQDLKKKILSVNAHVLVLKHGQPVDNYQEVAAEIRKLPGVTQAEPFIYTQVMFSAPGNIAGGVLRAVDLATIKAGGPKGIQVVEGDFTALAEGGPDDPPPVAIGNEMSKNLNLRPGDYLNIISPLGTLTPMGRMPRMKSFKVAAVFHTGMYEFDASLVYVSIPRLQTFLGLGDKVTGLEVQVSDIYHADRIAQQIADKLGPPFYTRDWMRMNATLFSALKLEKVAMFIILTLTILVAAFGIASTLFMMVMKKTKEIAILKSMGATRRSIMQIFIVNGLIIGAIGTLTGLILGLGACALLKRYEFIKLPGYVYGLSTLPVQVQAGDVAMIVAAALGISFLATLYPSWQASRLDPVEAIRYE
- a CDS encoding ABC transporter ATP-binding protein; this encodes MMSMSGQESSRPVKIQVRGLVKNFITNGNVVEVLTGLDLDIYAGETLAVVGASGVGKSTLLHILGTLERPTAGSLLWDGLEVFRLDDTALAAFRNRKVGFVFQFHHLLPEFDALENTMMPALIARLPRREAQELAEEILAQVGLKDRLRHRVSTLSGGEQQRVAVARALVLKPEVLLADEPTGNLDPKNAHQVQELLLNLNRTRGLTSVIVTHNFELARELDREITLKDGKAEILRGG
- the bamA gene encoding outer membrane protein assembly factor BamA, whose product is MARRPLFPMVLVVLLALTAPGWAQDQDIVIKKVAVLPFPVLAKEPQEMWGRKVREEFQERLKAEGMTVLSPEEVDKAVPRPADILPDPAAREAGQKLGADVVVSGRLLLVGDLLTVEARIVDVSGRTPPATLKAEGPGLRALTGASRQLAQDTAQKIVGREKIARIEVKGNRRIEKDAVLGVMQTREGDILAPARLREDLKAIYKLGYFTTVKLDVSDTPAGRVLTVLVEEKPAIREIRVQGNRKLKQKKILEVVDLKPFSIASEAAIRESVNKILKLYSDEGFAEATVDYRLDQVTPTEVTLTFLVNEGGKVFVKQIKFEGNTAIKSKDLKKVMETKEKSLLTFITGAGKLNKEILERDVEKITAAYYNKGYIKAKVGEPKIDIKGGNIYITIPIQEGPQYQMGQVDIQGDLLEDKDKLLKLLGIRKSKIYSREIIQNDITTLSDFYADQGYANADITPLIKEDDEARRVDLVFDIRKGEKVFFERIEVTGNVKTRDKVIRRELRVYEQEQFSATKLKESVRNLRRLEYFEDVNFSTSPGSAPDRINLKISVKERPTGTFGVGMGYSTQDRLVGMVEISQANLFGRGQQLKVQGIIGAISTRARLSFTEPYFMDRPLAVGFDVYNWEREFDEYTRRSIGGSLRLSHPLRWKYTRIYGSYRFENVKISDLSPLASPILKEAAEIRNTSAVSLMLRRDSRDAIFTPTRGSDNSIAIEMAGLGGDTAYMRYILESGWYIPLWWGHVGVFHFRGGYMNVLSWGALPAYEKFYLGGIDSIRGFTFADISPRDPVTGQRVGGNKFLQFNLEYRFPMPVLKKYGITGVTFFDAGNVYGTYPTPPFLRTSVGAGIRWYSPLGPLRIEWGYNISPKPWERQSNWEFTMGGTF
- a CDS encoding OmpH family outer membrane protein, encoding MYAWCIVLAAAALLAFSPAGAAAQVKIGVVDVNDIIGKSPEGKRIQDTLKRKMEEMGRPLEQRRQELAKQIEEFEKQKGVMKEDARKRKEEELQKKASDLQKSAQEADKALAKLQEQELGPLMKKLEAAVEAVANEEKLDLVLPKAGIFVRNKNLDITEKVRARFK
- the lpxD gene encoding UDP-3-O-(3-hydroxymyristoyl)glucosamine N-acyltransferase, with the translated sequence MEYTLAELAARLGGELRGPADLKVSGIAAVDQATPRDLSFIAQKRYLKKVPASQAAAFLVSPEWADLGRPCIVVPQPYLAYARAAALFAPPPWRWPGVSEQAYLGEGVHLGAEVSVAPFAFIGDGCRLGDRVTIGPGCVLGREVEIGPDSYLHPRVTVLDRCRVGARVIIHSGAVIGADGFGYVPTPQGHEKIPQLGIVVIEDDVEIGANTTIDRAALGETRIGRGTKIDNLVQVAHNVVVGEHSILVAQVGIAGSAKLGKRVVLGGQAAVVGHLEVGDGVQVGGKSALTHSVGPGQVMLGSPARPYKEFLAMHGVMVKLPDLYKRLKKLEHQVAALTGGTPPETES
- the fabZ gene encoding 3-hydroxyacyl-ACP dehydratase FabZ; translated protein: MSAPTSLDLADIKRLLPHRYPFLLVDRILELEIGKRVVGLKNVTLNEPFFPGHFPNNPVMPGVLIIEAMAQVGGILALLSTPDLQEEPAIYLMGVDKMRFRKPVIPGDQLIMELTTIRGGRKFYKMAGKAFVNQTLVAEGELMAAVGSEGG
- the lpxA gene encoding acyl-ACP--UDP-N-acetylglucosamine O-acyltransferase; this translates as MARIHPTAIVDPAAELGPGVTVGPYSIIAGQVTIGADTEIGPHVVIKEFTTIGARCRIFQFASVGEIPQDLKFQGERTELIIGDDNTIREYATLHRGTGAGGGVTRVGHGNLFMAYTHVAHDCIIGNGVIMSNAATLAGHILVEDRAIISGLAAIHQFCRIGRHSFVGGASAVARDVPPYSLVYGNRAKLMGLNLVGLKRAGFSDTTIQALRQAFELLFLSPTGTLKEAVAKVREEWGHVPEVQHLLTFVETSERGITPANGRENRTHRG
- the lpxI gene encoding UDP-2,3-diacylglucosamine diphosphatase LpxI (LpxI, functionally equivalent to LpxH, replaces it in LPS biosynthesis in a minority of bacteria.), which translates into the protein MAGKIGLIAGSGQFPFLCARAARSRGLRVIAVAHRQETDPALAELVDELHWVYVGQLGKIIRIFKAAGVTQALMAGAVNRGRLFRHFRPDLRALSVLRRVGPGRDDQLLRAVADEMEREGITIEPATLFQEELLAPAGPLTRHRPNRRQQADIAFGYQMAKEIGRLDLGQCVVVRNQVVTAVEAVEGTDEAIRRGGRLAGPGAVVVKVAKPQQDLRFDQPAVGLATIATMAEVGARVLAIEAGTTIIFDREEMLRRADREGIAVWGIAAPAPEQPGKGEAPV
- a CDS encoding pilus assembly protein TadG-related protein, with product MRHVSFWREERGVGLPLMGFALAAAIGILAITVDLGHLYMVKSELQRAADAAALAGAQRLFLPGTSASKLMPISLDCTRAVNAAQSLGTSNPTDANPLPGGNLSIQVGYYDLTTKVFTETGCGNPLTVNAVQAVATKPVSLYVGGIITGSSSVTLTARAIALSGAVGQVPPGTKTLPLAVDNDKLPSVGQKLVIHLSPTPGDDGCWHTFFWQNPASSLLRDIIEDKLESPPLKVGDFIKPKEGVDDATLKSLGKALQARGGTWDVMVPVIPADAHTGWAEVLGFAAIRLTLVDAQGGDKRIEAETLNYYIAPGTQPGGPSYYGLVAGSPSLVQ